In Glycine max cultivar Williams 82 chromosome 15, Glycine_max_v4.0, whole genome shotgun sequence, the DNA window GCATGTTAAACAATGCAGAGTAATGATAGAGAGCCTCACGGAAACGTGAAACAAAGAACGGTACATCATATGATCCATTGACAATGCCATGCACAAATATGTCAGGATTAGCTTTCTTAATCAACTTCAGAACAGCATCCCTGGGATTATTCAACACCACGGTCTCGTCAAGTAGATGCTCAAACTGAAACAAGCAGTTCACAGCCACAAATTCGTCTGTCTCTATCTTGAGGTCCTCAACTCTGATGGTGTCCCATCTCTGTGCAATAGCATGGAACTCAAATGGAAGATTGAAACGCTTGCAATAATTTGCAAGTCTGCGCCCTGTTTCGAGCACCCTCTCTTGTGGTCTTAAACCAGGTTGTGGCACATCTATCCCCGTGATCCGAAGTTTGGGTGGCCCACCAGGGCGTCTTGATAGACGGCTGATAAGTGCAGGCCATTTGAAGCCATAGCGGATGCCAAAGTCTATGATGTGAATTGTTTTTGCATCCTCACTTAAGTTGCAAATTGAATTGTTGGCAAAAATGACTGCTAGCTTTTCAAATGGGCATATTGAAAGATATACACGGTAAGCTTTTACCATGTCTTTGGCAGAAGTTCTTTTGGAGGATAGAAGAACACTATAAAACTGGTAACCCGTTCCATCCAAACGTGCTTCAAGGGCATTTCCAAAGTAATGTGCTAGCCTCTGAGTCTCATCCCCTATTGGAGAAGAATGCTGCTTAATCTGCATCACTAACTGCTTAGCAAATGAAGGACTACTACCGGAAGCAACAGCCTGTGCACATAGCATCAACAGTGTCCCAAGATCCACAACTTCCTCATCACTTTTGCTAGCATCTCCACCAAACATGTTCGTTAATATTGTTTCATGGGTTGTGTCAGGAGGTACCCCTTTTCCTAAGCCAGTGCCTAATAGTACTTTATCAAACAATTCGGATAGCTCACTGTCATCCATGTATGGTGCCGATTGCTTCCTGcttcttccatctgcttcataCTCTTCCCGCTGCCTTTGTTTCCTTCCTGCCAGAAAAGGCTCTCCTTCTGCTTCTGTCTTAATTAGCATCTGCGGAGGTGGAGTTTTTGTCTTTgtgaaagaagaggaaaaggcTGTGTTGTTCGGGTCAACATTAATATTGAATGGAGTAGTGTGTAGAGGAAGGAAACGGGTACCTTGGTCTACACCTCTCTCAAATTGTTGTAGAAATGCTGAATCAGAAATTTCAGCGAGGGGATTGTCGAAGAATCCAAGTGTAGTACTGATTGAAGATTGGGTTGAATTTGAgtggaaaaaaaagttatgaggAATAGGAAAAGTAGAGTGTGGAAGTAGAGGGGGAAGGCTTCTGAAGGGAGAGTCGGCGGAGCTGCTAGTACTGTTAGTGCTGCAGCTACTACTAGAATCACTTGAGGAAACGGAGAGACTTTGCTCAGGACTCTGATGATGGGgggaggaagatgaaggaggGTAGTTGTGAGTGATAACTTGATAAAATGATCTCTCAGTGTGTTGGAGGGCCAAGGAATCATGGAAAATACTGTAACTCTCCTGGGTGTCGTCTTCCATGAGCATTTGCTTTATGTAGCTAAAGAGAGCGGAGGAGGAATCAGTGTCGTCCAAAGGACACTCTTGATCAGTATTGATGCTGGAGACTGCTCTTCTATCCATCTATCTACAAGGAGCAAGttaattaaatgttttgatCTTGACGTATGCCATAGAAatgaatgaaaacaaaaaattgactaAGGAGTACCAAAGGAAGCAGCCAGCAGCTGTAGGAGGTTCTTGTGTGGTTAGGAAAGGAATGTGTATCtggaaaattattttccaaacaAGTGCCATTAAACTCCTCTCTTTTGATGTGTATCCCACTCCCACTCCCACTCTTCGCTGAAAACGACCCGTTACAATTATAGAGGCTATAGACAAGGACCCGCAagtctattataaaaaaaataatccaggAAATCAAGAGGATTAAGGAGAGACTTTTTTTATATCCTAAAAAACATGATTCTgccaaaattaattatgattcataaaaattgtgtaaaatatcttaatacgttacttaaaaattaaaaatttatgtaaaataagtaattaaaatttttccaCCGCGGGAAAAAGTTGGATTTTTATCCCCTTGTTTTTATGACATAATCAataattcatttctttttcaattaagTCCTGCTCTAATTTCTTTAGGGTTATTATTTCTTTGGTAGCTCAACACATATACTCTTTTTCTCGCTTGTTTTTATAGCGCAACAAGAAATATTTTTGcagaaaaataacttaaaattgaTTCTGGAGAATCATAATTTCCTAACTCGTGTTTGCTTCCAACATTACCCAATTGTACTTGCACTTGTATGGAGTTTGGAGTTCAACAGAGTTCAGTTCATCAAAGCATATGCTGTAGAGAAactgagagaaaagaaaaaaaaaaaactgattcgTAATACAGTCTATCGAAAATATAATTcctagttttcttataaaaatgtgcaagtattagttttttaatctcAATCCTTGATTTAATCCAAGGGTCTATAATTGGACTAGATCCGTGGTGAGAGTGTGCAGGAGAGGATCCCTCACGGAATATGggaaaacaatttaaataataaaacatgtaTTGTCTCTAACAATACATCTtatcttattaaatataaaatcttatatatacttataaaattaaatattaaaatatcaataacaatattaattattaaacatttttttatattttttataacttataggtgtttaaacaaaattgtaagaaaatattaacatgTAAGGTGAAATAAATTCTGTAACATAACTTTAACAAATGATGTCTATAaactaatgataaaataagAGCGTGTTTGGTTATGCGTTTTTCATCCTCAAATGTGCATCTTCACTTGTCAAACGTGAAAAAATGATTGACCAACATGTGTGGATATTCCAGTAAACATAATTGTGTCACACAAAATCGATTTTGTGGTGAAGCTACTCTGGGTAGCTCCTGCTTCAAGGGAGAATGATTTATAACTTTGGGTttgattttttctcattttgtccttcatttttctcaagCTGTGTGTGTTTGTGATCGAGTTGTGTGGGTTTAATTTTATCCTGTTATCAATAAAACATTTGCTCTGCTTATAAGAAAATTGCACTTGACACTTtgcacataaaaaatatacattatcaACGAGTTGGTACCAGTAGTACCTTAAAAGCTTACAAAATTATGTAGATCACATAACAAAGTTCATTACCCTAGATGTTAATACCCTTCCCGTTTAGTAATTACGAACAAAGAACCAAAAAGAGCCTAAAAGCTTTTGTTTGCATTAGTTTCAAGCCACCCAATAACTTGCGTGTTTGGCATATGAAAATATGATGGAGCACTCCCTGGGTACCATGGTACCTAAGTATTTATTGGTGGTTGGTGGTCGTTGAATgagtatttattttcatttgttgaTAAGTTTGTCATCATTGTGGCAcgcaaaaaaggaaatatattatGATAACACCTTTCCTTATGTAGTATGGGTTGCATTAGTATCCAAGTGTTACAACCCAATGTATCATTCGTTGGTGAAAATGCGGATAATATTTGTTAATCTTTAGCTTTAATAATCATGTATATGTTCATTTCTCTATTTATTAACCCTCCTCCATTCATTCTGGTCTTTAAAAGGAGCATTCGTCCTCCTTTGTTTTTAAtgctaaaaagaaataaatattttccttttgtaGTATGCTCTTACATCTGGTTACATGAAATTTTCACACCCTCCTCCAGGTATTTTTGTGACTACAAATTAGTTTCAATCAAGTAAATCCTCAAATAAATTTGTTCTTCACAttttcattacttttttttatcaagtaaaTATTACTTGATCAATTCATATCGAGGCTTCTATATTCAGCATCAGGGACAATGAATAGAGAAGTCAATGTAGTTtcagccttttttttttcgaagTTACTCTTACAAAATATAGTTGAATGTTCAGTCCACCCTTATGGGCCTTTGAGTACATCAAATGGGATTTAGGCTATTTGTTAACTCTTCGTTACTAGACCCAAAAAAGATAATCTTGCTTTCACGTTGAACTCACGTTAAATATATTTGGTGATGGCGTGAGATGGagattctttatttatttatctttcatttGTCCATTCAgaacaattaaatattaataaataaaatttattgccATGTAACTTATGTATCATTTGCATTTTCTATGTGTCAACAGCAGTTTACTTACCTAGCTGATCTTTGGCTCTTATAAAGTTGAAGATGGATATGTAATTATACTATAAATTCACGATGAGGTTGGTGGTGGTTGTTGCCCTTCCCCTGATCTAAACTctttgtaacaattttttttttatctatgttgttttcaataaattatatcatcaacaattAGAATTGTTgaattatcttatttgttaatgtatacactaaaataaaaaaaaatgaataaattaatattttgtaattattcaTTTCAACGAAATTTTGGTCAAAACTAtatcaaaattacttttttttaatcactaatttaaaacaaaaattattcccTCCtgtttatattatgttattttggtaaataaaatcaatcaattCTAAATGATGCTCTGACTTGCTAAcaaaactttaattatttttgaactCGACTTCCACACACTAAAATCTCTTTATTTATCATTCAAAAGGtataataattctttttttttgtcaccGTGATTTAGACTACGTGTAATTTTAGTCTTCTTAGGTTTTTGTTTGAATCAATTAATTAAGttcttctatttatttattttttatcagtgGGAAGTACAAAAAactgaagaaacaaaaatacaatctTAAAGAATAAATGCTAAGAGCATGACCAAGAAGCAAATCCCTCATCTGAGCTAGGCAAGAAGTCCGTGTAATTCTTAACTAAGAAAAGGATGAACCACTACAGGAAGATAATTTGTCACTGCTTCACCGTGAAGGATTTGTTACACTTGATAATGGTGCcatgaagatgatgataatCAGAACTAGAACTCTAGAAGATAGCAACAGTAGGGCTGAAAGAGAGTTGAATTCACAAAATCACTCTCCTATAACCCATTTCCCGAGTCAAACTTAAACCATAATAAATTGCATGGAGTTTCGTGTTAATGTTGGTAATGCTTTAAAAACCAGCAAAACCCAACAACTACTGCCCAAGGTTGTCACAGAATATCGGCATAGCCAGAAGAACCCAGATTCCCCAAAGAGCTGTCGTCAATGTTAATTTTGGTGGAGGGGACCATGCGACAcactttattttgaaattaaatcaatttgatgtgttcattttcttctctaaaccccgaatttttttttataatcaaaatctttacaaattaaaatgttCCTTACTCAAAACTCACCAACTAAAACatcaaattcaccaaaaaaaagaaatccaaacatttttatataaaatcagAATTTGAAGATATAGAAAAACTAATAGAAGGACGAATTtacttgatttttaaataaagagcTTAATTGGTCAAAAAAATTGAGACATGGCCAaattaaaagaactaaaaatgcAACTgagctaagaaaaaaaaaacgaaaaatctTTTATATCTCAACTACTTTATGGATTAGTGTAACATGGTAGaataattaatagccaaaaatcatataattagttaattatataatttttaaaatgaaaagtcactaaaattttcaataaaagtaataatttggttttgtttcaatatatatatatataagtaaaccATGTAAATAGTGGTTATAACTTGTATTATGTGTACTATTATTCATTTAGAATAATATTAGCTCTTTTTTATTCATGGATAAGCTCTAGCTACACTGATTAACATTATTAGCTGCTGTGGGTCCATAATTCAATTTGCTGATAAACTTCTATCATCAACACGTGCCCCTCCACTCCAGTTACACACCGAACCTTGACTTTGGAGTGAAAACCTATGACGCAAATTCTCTATAGGCATCACCTTGTTCTAATTTTACATGATAGATAAAGTGTGACATTGTACTAAAAATCAAAGTGATAAACACACTTTGTCATAAAtacaggaagaagaaaaaatgataaatgacaCTTTTAACAAAGGCACGTGGTGGTGTCAAGTCCTTATTAAAGGAGAAGGCAAGGTTTTGTAGAGTGGTGCTTGAGCTGTTGCTTAGTCTGCTGCTGGGACCAATATGCGTGGGCAGTTAGGACCCTGTCCAAAAGTTCTTGGGGAACAGGCTCTCCCCTCCTTTGCTGAGGTGATATTCTTGCTGTGTGCACCAGTGTTTTCCATTTATCCTGCACTATTCCATACCCAAATCATATGCTCATACCTTTTTTCTATACTAAATTAGGGGTCATACTAATGAAAgtgacctttttcttttcttttggttcCCATCACTATCTTACTTTGAAAAAACAAGATATGTAAAGTATGATAAATCAAGTGATTGGATACAATAGATTAGTGTgctgaaattaaaattgaatcctTCGGGTAGTGCTCGAATTCAATCCTTGACGAAAATGATTCTTTGTCAGACTTTACTTACTTCTCGACTGAACTCCAAATTAATCAGAGTTCATTTTCCCGTATGAACCGGagtgttaagaaaaaaaaaatataaagtatgataattaaattttcatagATCAAATTTTTGGGTGTCGTGACTGGCTGGTTAATATTGGAACCAAagcaagagatcgttaatgaaGCAATAAATAGTTTACCCAATATGCAAGCAATTGTCTTGAAACAACTACTAATTGGTTTTAAATTGAAGTTAATGGATGATGAATTGAAGAAGAAAGCGTGCCACTCAACAACGTGAGGTGTGACAGCCACGTCCTCTTCTCTTCAACAATTCATTTGAGCAAGAATAAAATCCAATACTATGCCTATGTATAAGGGTCACAAAAGGTTTTTACCTTCAAATCGACGTATGTCCGATGCTTTGCATTATCAAAAGCATGAAGTTTAACATCACGCCACCTGATTTCCACAGCCAAAAGGAAACCATATAAAGGGATTGTCAAAAGgaaatgcaaaataaataaatctcccAGGTACTCAAGTAAGGCAAAAACACGATGGAAAGCCAAAATCTAAGGACAAGGTCTTACACACGTACTTTTGGAGCCATGCACGCAACTGACTCAATACAATGACTCTAAGTCGTTAAGTTGGGTCAAACAAAGGCAAAAAGTAAATCTTACCTTCCAGTTCCAAGTTTCTCAACTGCTTGAACCAATGCTTCCACTTCAGCAACAGAAAAGGGCCTACGAATTCGGCGTGGTGCGATCTCAGTTCGCTTTGACTTCTGATGCACAGGTAGTACAGCTAGTGCCTCCATACCCATTTCAGGAACAGTAATAAGTTCTTTTGAATCTGTCAAATTTTTTTCACCTGATGTGTTGATTGGAGAAGGTGCTGAGTCATGATCACTTTCAACAAGGTTACCTAAACCGGTTGCTTGATGCTCAGCTAACATGTTAGAAAAGCCCTGAATCCTCTGATGAATTGCAGCACGACTTGAAGGATACCTGAATATCAATGatcttttttagataaaaactGGAATGccaattatagaaaaaaggCATTTAATGCAGTATGAAAATGACTAAATGAGTTACTAAGTTAGATTTATATATTCTGCAACTCACTCACATAATTCATATAAAGTGAAGTGGGCCATCAGTTTTGATGAAGAAACAAGGAgggacagagagagagagaaaggaaagtCGTTTATTAACGGATGGAGTTAATGTGAGGAAATTAATATTTGCAACATTTccataaaaacaaaacatctCCAAGGAAAAAGGAAATGTCAACAAAAAGGCAGAGGCAGTGAAATCCAAGTAATGCATTAACGCACTCAATTGGAAGTCAAGCATTACCCTATTAAAGGCTGATGCATATCTGCACCAGGAACGCAGAGAGAATCTGTTGTAGCACATGCAGATGATCGGTTTTGTGAACAATTAGGCTCCAAGGCAAAGCCCAAAGCATCCAGGTGGTTATCATGAGAAATTCCAGTCTGAAGTAGAGTTTTACTGTCATCTCTAACCTTCTTTCCATGGAGAATCACACCCACGCGCAATCCACCTCCAAGTACAGCAGTCACTGCCTCCATCACTGTCCTCTGCAGAGCAAATTGTTGTAAGAGCTGCAGCCCAACTTATGTGAAAAATGCAATAATGATCACACCAAATGATGCAGCATGCCAAGAACACACATACAGAAGCAGATGCCACTCATCATTAACATCTGAATATGGTAGAGGATTTTTGTGTGTATGGCAGAATAGGATTTTATCATACCTTCAGGGACCCGACGGTTGCAGTTTCTGGAATCTCGATAAAAAGCTCAGGCACTCTGAATGATTTGATCCTAAGCTTCACTGGTTAAAAGAAAGACATCTTCATGTAAGAACCCCTTTGAAGACATCAGTCAAATCAAAGAGTACATAAAGAATCACTCCCTCAATCTTCCCATACCATGAGAATCTCTAGATCGTAATGCAGAGTGTCCCAAGGATGATGTTCCATGATCTGCAtcaaagattttaaatttatttagcaACTGGTTCCTGAAACCATTCAATCAGGTGGtcaataaaatcaatttgaataGAAGGAAGTCATTTAGAGTAAAACCTTTGCTCATACCAGAAGATGAACAAGAAACACTTTGGTTCGTGTCATTCTTGGGTGAATAACAAGTGTCATCACTTCTGATATATCCGTTAGAATTTGTATCAGAGCTGCTGCAGTTAAAAAGCTTCCTCTTTTTGAAAGGAATACACATTTGAGATCTTTGGCTTTTATAATAGTTCTTCCTACTGCTGTAAACTGACTTCAAATTTCCATCCAAAACTAACATGTTTTCAATTGACAAACAGATTAGTGAACAAGCAAAGAAGCATAATAAGTGAAGAAACAAGAAAGCCAGTAATTTCATATGATAAGCCTGAACTCACCACTGTTAGATAGTATATCGTGCTTGGATTCTTGAGAAACTTTATGATATTTAGAATCcaatgttttctttatttttctatcatctATACAAGTAATTTGCTTAAAGGAATTTATTTTGGTACTAGGGTGAGCATACCCAGAAAAGTTTTCGTCATCATCTCTACTATCTACTAGTACATTGTCACAACCTTTGGACAATGAGCTCTGAGGCTTGCTGTCATCATACCCAGACATCTTGGCATTGCCACATGAACTGATCAGTGCAGGAGGTTTTTCATCCAAGGGATCCTCAAAACAGCACATCCCAGTCCCAGTATCAATTGGAACCTTCCCAACCTTACCATCTTTTACTTTACTAACATCACCATCTAACTTGCAACCACTACTCTCTAGACATCCAGAGGAACCTAATTCAACTTTGCTCGCTAAATTTTCCACTCCATTGTGGCCTTTTCCATCCACCAGTCTCTCAGCAACAATCTTCTCTGAGCAACTGGAACTTGTTACTATAGAAGCAATGCATGAATGACCATCAATTTCATGTTGCAGGAGTTCCTTCAAACAGCAATTTTGATTGTATAATTGTGAAGAAATATTAGAGAAACACTTTCTGTCACTACTTCCTTCATCTGAAAGCTCAGCTTTGAATGGTTTATTTGCATCTGGGCATCCTTCTCTAACAAATTCATGCTGACATTTTCTGTCACAACTTGCTTCATCAGAAAGCTCAGTTTTGAATGGTTTATTTGCATCCTGGCATTCCACTTTAGAAAATCCATCCCTATCCTTTTCCGATGATCTATCACTGGATATGGTTGGATTCTGTTTCTCTTGCAACAAATTGTCAGCTATGGTGGCCAATAAGTCAAATGCACACATTTGATTGTCTTCCAACCTTCTTTGAAATGTAGCCCTCCTCtaggaaatattaaaaaaataatacaaggaTTGGTTTAATACTCAAGTAACTAAATAGATAATACTATTAATTAGCCCCAAATGAGAAGTAAACTTATTTACCTTAGCTGATCGAGTAGCTCGGCGCTTGGTT includes these proteins:
- the LOC100780343 gene encoding scarecrow-like protein 14 isoform X1 codes for the protein MDRRAVSSINTDQECPLDDTDSSSALFSYIKQMLMEDDTQESYSIFHDSLALQHTERSFYQVITHNYPPSSSSPHHQSPEQSLSVSSSDSSSSCSTNSTSSSADSPFRSLPPLLPHSTFPIPHNFFFHSNSTQSSISTTLGFFDNPLAEISDSAFLQQFERGVDQGTRFLPLHTTPFNINVDPNNTAFSSSFTKTKTPPPQMLIKTEAEGEPFLAGRKQRQREEYEADGRSRKQSAPYMDDSELSELFDKVLLGTGLGKGVPPDTTHETILTNMFGGDASKSDEEVVDLGTLLMLCAQAVASGSSPSFAKQLVMQIKQHSSPIGDETQRLAHYFGNALEARLDGTGYQFYSVLLSSKRTSAKDMVKAYRVYLSICPFEKLAVIFANNSICNLSEDAKTIHIIDFGIRYGFKWPALISRLSRRPGGPPKLRITGIDVPQPGLRPQERVLETGRRLANYCKRFNLPFEFHAIAQRWDTIRVEDLKIETDEFVAVNCLFQFEHLLDETVVLNNPRDAVLKLIKKANPDIFVHGIVNGSYDVPFFVSRFREALYHYSALFNMLDTNVGREDPIRLMYEKELFGREIMNIIACEGCERVERPQTYKQWQLRNMRNGFRPLPLDQRIIDKLKGRLRDDAYNNNFLLEVDGNWVLQGWKGRILYASSCWVPA
- the LOC100780343 gene encoding scarecrow-like protein 14 isoform X2 — encoded protein: MLIKTEAEGEPFLAGRKQRQREEYEADGRSRKQSAPYMDDSELSELFDKVLLGTGLGKGVPPDTTHETILTNMFGGDASKSDEEVVDLGTLLMLCAQAVASGSSPSFAKQLVMQIKQHSSPIGDETQRLAHYFGNALEARLDGTGYQFYSVLLSSKRTSAKDMVKAYRVYLSICPFEKLAVIFANNSICNLSEDAKTIHIIDFGIRYGFKWPALISRLSRRPGGPPKLRITGIDVPQPGLRPQERVLETGRRLANYCKRFNLPFEFHAIAQRWDTIRVEDLKIETDEFVAVNCLFQFEHLLDETVVLNNPRDAVLKLIKKANPDIFVHGIVNGSYDVPFFVSRFREALYHYSALFNMLDTNVGREDPIRLMYEKELFGREIMNIIACEGCERVERPQTYKQWQLRNMRNGFRPLPLDQRIIDKLKGRLRDDAYNNNFLLEVDGNWVLQGWKGRILYASSCWVPA
- the LOC100780881 gene encoding telomere repeat-binding protein 2 isoform X1, encoding MVLQKRLDYSFYGYHVPTKRRATRSAKRRATFQRRLEDNQMCAFDLLATIADNLLQEKQNPTISSDRSSEKDRDGFSKVECQDANKPFKTELSDEASCDRKCQHEFVREGCPDANKPFKAELSDEGSSDRKCFSNISSQLYNQNCCLKELLQHEIDGHSCIASIVTSSSCSEKIVAERLVDGKGHNGVENLASKVELGSSGCLESSGCKLDGDVSKVKDGKVGKVPIDTGTGMCCFEDPLDEKPPALISSCGNAKMSGYDDSKPQSSLSKGCDNVLVDSRDDDENFSGYAHPSTKINSFKQITCIDDRKIKKTLDSKYHKVSQESKHDILSNSVLDGNLKSVYSSRKNYYKSQRSQMCIPFKKRKLFNCSSSDTNSNGYIRSDDTCYSPKNDTNQSVSCSSSGMSKDHGTSSLGHSALRSRDSHVKLRIKSFRVPELFIEIPETATVGSLKRTVMEAVTAVLGGGLRVGVILHGKKVRDDSKTLLQTGISHDNHLDALGFALEPNCSQNRSSACATTDSLCVPGADMHQPLIGYPSSRAAIHQRIQGFSNMLAEHQATGLGNLVESDHDSAPSPINTSGEKNLTDSKELITVPEMGMEALAVLPVHQKSKRTEIAPRRIRRPFSVAEVEALVQAVEKLGTGRWRDVKLHAFDNAKHRTYVDLKDKWKTLVHTARISPQQRRGEPVPQELLDRVLTAHAYWSQQQTKQQLKHHSTKPCLLL
- the LOC100780881 gene encoding telomere repeat-binding protein 2 isoform X2, whose translation is MVLQKRLDYSFYGYHVPTKRRATRSAKRRATFQRRLEDNQMCAFDLLATIADNLLQEKQNPTISSDRSSEKDRDGFSKVECQDANKPFKTELSDEASCDRKCQHEFVREGCPDANKPFKAELSDEGSSDRKCFSNISSQLYNQNCCLKELLQHEIDGHSCIASIVTSSSCSEKIVAERLVDGKGHNGVENLASKVELGSSGCLESSGCKLDGDVSKVKDGKVGKVPIDTGTGMCCFEDPLDEKPPALISSCGNAKMSGYDDSKPQSSLSKGCDNVLVDSRDDDENFSGYAHPSTKINSFKQITCIDDRKIKKTLDSKYHKVSQESKHDILSNSVLDGNLKSVYSSRKNYYKSQRSQMCIPFKKRKLFNCSSSDTNSNGYIRSDDTCYSPKNDTNQSVSCSSSDHGTSSLGHSALRSRDSHVKLRIKSFRVPELFIEIPETATVGSLKRTVMEAVTAVLGGGLRVGVILHGKKVRDDSKTLLQTGISHDNHLDALGFALEPNCSQNRSSACATTDSLCVPGADMHQPLIGYPSSRAAIHQRIQGFSNMLAEHQATGLGNLVESDHDSAPSPINTSGEKNLTDSKELITVPEMGMEALAVLPVHQKSKRTEIAPRRIRRPFSVAEVEALVQAVEKLGTGRWRDVKLHAFDNAKHRTYVDLKDKWKTLVHTARISPQQRRGEPVPQELLDRVLTAHAYWSQQQTKQQLKHHSTKPCLLL
- the LOC100780881 gene encoding telomere repeat-binding protein 2 isoform X3; amino-acid sequence: MVLQKRLDYSFYGYHVPTKRRATRSAKRRATFQRRLEDNQMCAFDLLATIADNLLQEKQNPTISSDRSSEKDRDGFSKVECQDANKPFKTELSDEASCDRKCQHEFVREGCPDANKPFKAELSDEGSSDRKCFSNISSQLYNQNCCLKELLQHEIDGHSCIASIVTSSSCSEKIVAERLVDGKGHNGVENLASKVELGSSGCLESSGCKLDGDVSKVKDGKVGKVPIDTGTGMCCFEDPLDEKPPALISSCGNAKMSGYDDSKPQSSLSKGCDNVLVDSRDDDENFSGYAHPSTKINSFKQITCIDDRKIKKTLDSKYHKVSQESKHDILSNSVLDGNLKSVYSSRKNYYKSQRSQMCIPFKKRKLFNCSSSDTNSNGYIRSDDTCYSPKNDTNQSVSCSSSGMSKDHGTSSLGHSALRSRDSHVKLRIKSFRVPELFIEIPETATVGSLKRTVMEAVTAVLGGGLRVGVILHGKKVRDDSKTLLQTGISHDNHLDALGFALEPNCSQNRSSACATTDSLCVPGADMHQPLIGYPSSRAAIHQRIQGFSNMLAEHQATGLGNLVESDHDSAPSPINTSGEKNLTDSKELITVPEMGMEALAVLPVHQKSKRTEIAPRRIRRPFSVAEVEALVQAVEKLGTGRWRDVKLHAFDNAKHRTYVDLKCRINGKHWCTQQEYHLSKGGESLFPKNFWTGS
- the LOC100780881 gene encoding telomere repeat-binding protein 2 isoform X4, whose product is MVLQKRLDYSFYGYHVPTKRRATRSAKRRATFQRRLEDNQMCAFDLLATIADNLLQEKQNPTISSDRSSEKDRDGFSKVECQDANKPFKTELSDEASCDRKCQHEFVREGCPDANKPFKAELSDEGSSDRKCFSNISSQLYNQNCCLKELLQHEIDGHSCIASIVTSSSCSEKIVAERLVDGKGHNGVENLASKVELGSSGCLESSGCKLDGDVSKVKDGKVGKVPIDTGTGMCCFEDPLDEKPPALISSCGNAKMSGYDDSKPQSSLSKGCDNVLVDSRDDDENFSGYAHPSTKINSFKQITCIDDRKIKKTLDSKYHKVSQESKHDILSNSVLDGNLKSVYSSRKNYYKSQRSQMCIPFKKRKLFNCSSSDTNSNGYIRSDDTCYSPKNDTNQSVSCSSSDHGTSSLGHSALRSRDSHVKLRIKSFRVPELFIEIPETATVGSLKRTVMEAVTAVLGGGLRVGVILHGKKVRDDSKTLLQTGISHDNHLDALGFALEPNCSQNRSSACATTDSLCVPGADMHQPLIGYPSSRAAIHQRIQGFSNMLAEHQATGLGNLVESDHDSAPSPINTSGEKNLTDSKELITVPEMGMEALAVLPVHQKSKRTEIAPRRIRRPFSVAEVEALVQAVEKLGTGRWRDVKLHAFDNAKHRTYVDLKCRINGKHWCTQQEYHLSKGGESLFPKNFWTGS